A stretch of the Metopolophium dirhodum isolate CAU chromosome 8, ASM1992520v1, whole genome shotgun sequence genome encodes the following:
- the LOC132949889 gene encoding uncharacterized protein LOC132949889: protein MEVNAKVLFTFLLGVSTLASGFVIRPYENIDYEVPDYIPGGDKELDLEELEPDTIDQDLPEKTSTTATKVTTISHTTTPTTPTTPTAPAIPTVVYDPDDSYDDDCDCPPQFLIYIYDRISK, encoded by the coding sequence AAGTGAATGcaaaagttttatttacatttctaTTGGGCGTCTCTACGTTGGCGTCTGGATTCGTTATTCGACCATATGAAAACATTGATTATGAGGTACCGGATTATATCCCTGGAGGTGATAAAGAGTTAGATCTCGAAGAATTGGAACCTGATACTATCGACCAAGACCTGCCCGAGAAGACGTCGACGACCGCCACGAAAGTCACAACTATTTCACACACTACCACCCCTACCACCCCTACAACCCCTACCGCACCTGCCATCCCTACCGTCGTCTATGATCCGGATGATAGCTATGATGATGATTGTGATTGTCCACCTCAATTTCTAATCTATATTTACGATCGCAttagcaaataa